A region from the Actinomycetes bacterium genome encodes:
- a CDS encoding type II toxin-antitoxin system HicB family antitoxin: protein MSESSPMLHLTVVISHEGDWYVARCLEVEAVSQGETVEEALANLRDVIEVYLEEEGPPPALAPPLVTSIDVPVPA from the coding sequence ATGAGCGAGTCTTCCCCGATGCTGCACCTCACCGTCGTCATCTCCCACGAGGGCGACTGGTACGTCGCCCGCTGCCTCGAGGTCGAGGCAGTCAGCCAGGGCGAGACGGTCGAGGAGGCACTCGCCAACCTCCGCGACGTCATTGAGGTCTACCTGGAGGAGGAGGGCCCACCGCCGGCCCTGGCTCCGCCCCTCGTCACCTCGATCGACGTGCCGGTTCCGGCGTGA